The following coding sequences lie in one Apium graveolens cultivar Ventura chromosome 1, ASM990537v1, whole genome shotgun sequence genomic window:
- the LOC141707450 gene encoding NDR1/HIN1-like protein 1 — translation MAAEECAVHHQKEKKEKRYQTIYCFIIGIFFTAGLIVFITWLVLNPKNPRFMIQDATFYNFSVTSSPDLFTCVFQVTIISHNPNDRLGIYYKNLKASAHYRDQIISLATSIPPTYQGHHDSNIWSPFIEGISTPISPYNVYALNQDQATGAIPMTIKINGDLMWKALSRKFNNKGLHVTCRALIPYGSEIRDSLAAGTRTSIKYPLSVNCRVDV, via the coding sequence ATGGCAGCTGAAGAGTGCGCCGTCCACCACCAAAAGGAAAAAAAGGAGAAACGATATCAAACTATTTACTGCTTCATAATTGGCATCTTCTTCACTGCCGGCCTCATAGTTTTTATCACATGGCTTGTCCTAAACCCGAAAAATCCCCGTTTCATGATCCAAGACGCTACCTTCTACAATTTCAGTGTCACCTCCTCTCCGGACCTCTTCACTTGTGTTTTCCAAGTCACTATCATCTCCCATAATCCTAATGACAGATTAGGTATATACTACAAAAATCTAAAGGCTTCTGCTCACTACCGTGACCAAATAATATCACTGGCTACTTCCATACCGCCTACATATCAAGGCCACCACGATTCAAACATATGGTCACCATTTATAGAAGGAATTAGCACGCCAATATCTCCGTATAACGTATATGCACTGAACCAGGACCAGGCTACTGGAGCCATTCCAATGACGATCAAAATCAACGGAGACCTTATGTGGAAAGCGCTCTCCAGAAAATTCAATAATAAAGGTTTGCATGTTACTTGTCGGGCTCTTATTCCTTATGGAAGTGAAATCCGAGATAGTTTGGCTGctggaacacgaacttcaatcAAGTACCCGCTCTCCGTCAATTGCAGGGTCGATGTTTAG